A region of Moorena producens PAL-8-15-08-1 DNA encodes the following proteins:
- a CDS encoding SDR family NAD(P)-dependent oxidoreductase, whose protein sequence is MNIVEFLQNLKIQGWQLWSNGEKIGYRAPNKESSQLVLFQIKQHKTEILQLLNTQPDIMQVYPLSYSQQAMWFLWQLAPDSCVYNISLTLRICSLVNVKHWCQAFQALKERHPMLCSTFPQRGQKPIQQVHKHQELDFLQVDAATWSKDELNRRLVEAHQHPFDLERSPVMRIRWFTCSEQDHILLLTIHHIAADGWSLDLILKELPMLYQAQTASVKLSLPPLKYFYQDYVEWQKDMLEGHEGERLWSYWRQQLAGDLPVLNLPTDLPRPTIQTYKGAAHHFKLSEKLSEQLNEITQKEGTTLYTTLLAAFQVLLYRYTDQEDILVGSPTSGRSCPEFASIVGYFVEPVVMRSNLSGNLSFREFLAQVRKTVLEALDHQGYPFALLVDKLLPERDSSRSPIFQVLFILQKIEEWQKLLSGELSRSSDWHGIKVEPCERPIQESQFDLSLEMIPISSCLGGFFKYNTDLFDRETIAGMMEHFQTLLEAIVANPQEKISKLPLITAKEQQKVLQEWHNTKTDYPTEKCIHQLFENVVEKNPEAIAVIFKDQQLTYTQLNQKANQLAHHLISLGITPETPVGIYIDPTPERIIGLLGILKAGGAYVAIDPTEKSHNLQSISVILTQNNLKSKWYTYSEQDARATVAQILCLDTEWESIAKQNTDNPNIATTATNLAYILNQTLVEHHSVAQRLQWLQETLKITNQDILLHKTSLSQDVGILEIGLPLISGGSVVIAANDEPKELQKLIGQHKVTIVHLYPSELPTWLNTTNSVTSLKSWRTLLCSGETLSTEIAHKFLQSYPVSLHNFYSLPEAAGEITHWFWSEKPKRGKVPVGNPGRLSVYLLDQHQNPVPKGVPGEIYIGGSSLARGYLQQQTSLEFIEHPQLGRLFPTTDIGRYHNKGYLEIVGAKQRQTWIKGKRIELANIETALLSTPQVEQAYVLAHQTLLVAYVVMAGVWNPQQLHSQIQQQLPPDMMPGAYVPLARLPLTHKGKVDEVALERFPVINHNVVQRWETQLKAVPEIEQVAVVVQQKIPHLPPLHTSDLLPSDLVPGNRLLTDLVTPPTNPSPQPEDSDLKALAFSDGGLLTIPENAPRTLTEALIQTATQFKERQIIYVLAEGKADFQTYGSLLEEAKSILSGLYQMGLTAGSRAILQIQSLRDYFPILWGCILGGIKPVTVAVASKYEETNAVVKKLYNTWELLEQPPILASDSVIEQLDGLKNFLPMSNLKVVPVSGLRNYPATAEIYKSRPEDVAFFQLTSGSTGAPKCIQETHKGIIAHIHAAQQFNGYLDSDICLNWLPVDHVVPILTTHLKDVYLGCQQIEVATEIILGNPLTWLDLLEKYGVTHTWAPNFGFKLVSDYLLKVPGKSWDLSSIKLLMNAGEQVTLPVVGEFLKLVAPYGITHQAMQPAFGMAEVCTCMTYQNQFDPETGVHRVEKSSLGGKLQIGPDDAQDTIDFIDLGKPVPGVQIRITDKNNQLLPEGVIGRFQIKGTVVTPGYLNNTVANQEAFVGDGWFNTGDLGFIIDGSLIVTGREKEQIVINGVNYYCYEIEQIVNQIEGVEPTYVGACGLTSAEKGTEKLAIFFTPQNSGKEIDIELIKKIKGQVSANIGINADYVIPLERQDFPKTTSGKIQRSLMKKMLAKGDFDKLIKQLDVQEENSHTIPDWFYQKTWQHKQGNYLPHKFSQFGVALVFIDNLGLGQQVCQKLETNCQAYVQIELGETFKKINNNHYIIAPDVLADYQQLYQYLEAENIPIGAIIHLWHYDNYTGNAENPDTDTLETAQKTGIYSLLFILQTFGNHQENYPVRLLYVANNSQSLNPKEAIAYQKATVPGLLKTIPMENPHWHCRHLDLPQDSLEVNSHRILEELTIDAKDSEVAYRDGERWVSGLEKIDLPSLSKQPLPFKAGGTYLISGGLGGIGVEIAKYLLEHYQAKLLLLGRTPLPDSNSWETYLQQGGKLAEKIKAYQQLQQLGGEVIYQGVDICNLTAVQEVVQQTLSGWNTQQLDGVIHLAGLMQERLLREETPESLAEVLRPKLIGTLVLHQLPELQPKSLFINFSSINGFFGGTTVGAYAAANSFLDAFSDYQREMSQLQSYCLAWSMWDEMGMSRGYQMKQLTQAKGYLAVGLSQGMSSLLAGLCHDQPYLMVGLDGSNLNIRRLTSTSDSLQQLTAYFTTNGKGKPNVSVLELMVQDAVGKPSSCAVVELAQMPLTEGGEIDIGLLRESNLGRSTKERVKPRNETERQIAQIWQDLLGVSQVGIYDNFFKLGGNSLLATQVISRLRQAFGIDIPLTTLFESSTIAQLVEVLVEQQLEQVDSNILEQILTEVDG, encoded by the coding sequence ATGAATATAGTTGAGTTTTTACAAAATTTAAAAATCCAAGGTTGGCAGTTGTGGAGTAATGGAGAAAAAATAGGTTATCGTGCTCCTAACAAAGAGTCAAGTCAGTTAGTGTTATTCCAAATCAAACAGCACAAGACTGAAATATTACAGTTGCTAAACACTCAGCCCGATATTATGCAAGTCTATCCGCTATCATATAGTCAGCAGGCAATGTGGTTTTTGTGGCAATTAGCTCCAGATAGCTGTGTTTATAACATTTCTTTGACTCTTCGCATTTGCTCCCTGGTTAATGTAAAGCATTGGTGTCAGGCTTTCCAAGCTTTAAAGGAACGTCATCCTATGTTGTGTAGCACTTTTCCCCAGCGAGGTCAAAAACCCATTCAACAAGTACATAAACATCAGGAATTAGACTTCTTACAAGTGGATGCTGCCACCTGGAGTAAAGATGAATTAAACAGAAGATTGGTTGAAGCTCATCAGCATCCCTTTGACCTTGAAAGATCGCCAGTGATGCGTATTAGGTGGTTTACCTGTTCTGAGCAAGACCATATATTATTACTGACCATACATCACATTGCTGCTGATGGTTGGTCGCTAGACCTGATTCTCAAAGAATTGCCAATGCTGTATCAAGCACAAACAGCTAGTGTCAAGTTATCCCTTCCCCCTCTAAAGTACTTCTATCAAGATTATGTTGAGTGGCAAAAAGATATGTTAGAGGGACATGAAGGAGAACGCCTCTGGAGCTACTGGCGGCAACAACTGGCAGGGGATTTGCCTGTATTGAATTTGCCTACTGACCTACCACGACCAACCATACAGACTTATAAAGGTGCTGCTCATCATTTCAAATTGTCCGAAAAGCTGAGTGAGCAACTCAATGAAATAACTCAAAAGGAAGGTACAACACTCTACACGACCCTTCTAGCTGCCTTTCAAGTCCTCTTGTATCGTTACACAGATCAAGAAGATATCTTGGTTGGTTCTCCTACCTCTGGCAGAAGTTGTCCTGAGTTTGCTTCTATTGTGGGCTACTTTGTCGAGCCAGTTGTCATGCGAAGTAATTTGTCAGGTAATCTCAGTTTTAGGGAGTTCCTTGCCCAAGTACGTAAAACAGTACTAGAAGCACTGGATCATCAAGGTTATCCCTTTGCACTACTAGTAGATAAGTTATTACCAGAAAGGGACTCGAGTCGTTCTCCAATTTTTCAGGTTCTTTTTATCTTACAAAAAATAGAGGAATGGCAAAAACTACTATCAGGTGAATTGAGTCGCTCATCTGATTGGCATGGAATCAAGGTAGAGCCTTGTGAAAGACCGATTCAGGAAAGTCAATTTGATCTATCCTTAGAAATGATACCGATTAGCTCATGTCTAGGTGGATTTTTTAAGTACAACACAGACCTATTTGACAGAGAAACCATCGCTGGGATGATGGAACATTTCCAGACTTTGTTAGAAGCAATAGTAGCAAATCCCCAAGAAAAAATCTCAAAACTACCCCTAATAACAGCAAAAGAACAACAAAAAGTCCTGCAGGAATGGCACAATACCAAAACAGATTACCCCACAGAAAAATGTATCCATCAGTTATTTGAGAATGTTGTCGAAAAGAACCCAGAAGCAATAGCAGTAATCTTTAAAGATCAACAACTAACCTACACCCAACTCAACCAAAAAGCTAACCAACTCGCCCACCATCTAATCAGTTTAGGCATAACCCCAGAAACACCAGTAGGCATATACATAGACCCAACTCCAGAAAGAATTATCGGACTATTAGGAATCCTTAAAGCAGGAGGAGCTTATGTAGCAATAGATCCAACAGAAAAATCACATAATTTACAGTCAATTTCAGTAATATTAACCCAAAATAATCTCAAATCAAAATGGTACACCTATAGCGAGCAAGATGCTCGCGCTACGGTTGCTCAAATTCTGTGTCTAGACACAGAGTGGGAATCAATAGCCAAACAAAATACAGACAACCCAAACATAGCAACAACAGCCACCAACCTAGCCTATATCCTCAATCAAACCTTAGTAGAACATCACAGCGTAGCTCAACGTTTACAATGGCTACAAGAAACCCTGAAAATAACAAATCAAGACATTCTGCTCCATAAAACCTCTCTGAGTCAAGATGTAGGGATTCTAGAAATAGGTTTACCTCTAATCAGTGGTGGTAGTGTAGTTATAGCTGCCAATGACGAGCCAAAAGAATTACAGAAATTAATCGGCCAGCACAAAGTAACCATAGTCCACCTGTATCCATCAGAACTACCCACCTGGTTAAACACAACTAACTCGGTAACATCTCTGAAAAGTTGGCGTACGCTCCTGTGCAGTGGAGAAACCCTATCAACAGAAATAGCCCACAAATTTCTCCAAAGCTACCCAGTTTCATTACACAATTTCTACAGTCTTCCAGAAGCAGCAGGAGAAATCACCCACTGGTTTTGGTCAGAAAAACCAAAGAGAGGAAAGGTACCCGTAGGCAACCCTGGTCGGTTATCAGTTTATTTACTAGACCAACACCAAAACCCAGTCCCCAAAGGAGTACCAGGAGAAATCTATATCGGAGGTTCCAGTTTAGCCAGAGGTTATCTGCAGCAACAGACATCACTCGAATTTATTGAACACCCCCAATTAGGAAGACTATTCCCAACAACAGACATAGGTCGTTATCACAACAAAGGTTATTTGGAAATAGTCGGAGCTAAACAACGGCAGACATGGATAAAAGGGAAGCGAATAGAACTAGCAAATATAGAAACCGCCCTATTATCAACCCCCCAAGTAGAACAAGCTTATGTACTAGCTCATCAAACCTTATTAGTAGCTTATGTTGTGATGGCCGGAGTCTGGAATCCCCAACAATTACACTCCCAAATTCAACAGCAGTTACCTCCAGACATGATGCCAGGAGCTTATGTTCCCCTGGCTCGCTTACCTTTGACTCACAAAGGAAAAGTAGACGAAGTAGCATTAGAGCGTTTCCCAGTAATTAACCATAACGTAGTGCAACGATGGGAAACACAACTAAAGGCAGTGCCAGAAATAGAACAAGTAGCTGTGGTAGTGCAACAGAAAATTCCACATTTACCACCATTGCATACATCAGACTTGCTGCCATCAGACTTAGTTCCTGGAAATAGACTACTAACAGATTTAGTAACACCTCCAACAAATCCATCTCCTCAACCAGAAGATTCAGACTTAAAAGCACTCGCCTTCAGTGATGGAGGATTGTTGACTATCCCAGAAAATGCTCCCAGAACGTTAACAGAGGCTCTAATTCAAACCGCCACCCAGTTCAAAGAACGCCAAATTATTTATGTACTGGCTGAAGGAAAAGCAGATTTTCAAACCTATGGTTCTCTGTTAGAAGAAGCAAAATCAATCTTGAGTGGCTTGTACCAAATGGGTTTAACAGCAGGGAGTAGGGCAATTTTACAAATTCAATCCCTGCGAGATTACTTTCCCATCCTATGGGGTTGTATTCTAGGTGGGATTAAACCAGTAACGGTAGCAGTAGCCAGCAAATATGAAGAAACAAATGCTGTTGTCAAAAAGTTGTATAACACCTGGGAATTGCTGGAACAGCCACCAATATTAGCAAGTGATTCTGTAATAGAACAGCTAGATGGCTTAAAGAATTTCTTACCTATGTCAAATTTGAAGGTAGTACCAGTGAGCGGGTTACGCAATTATCCAGCCACAGCAGAAATTTATAAAAGCCGTCCAGAAGATGTTGCTTTTTTCCAATTGACTTCAGGTAGTACAGGTGCGCCCAAGTGTATTCAAGAAACTCATAAAGGAATTATTGCTCATATTCATGCAGCTCAACAGTTTAATGGCTATCTAGATAGTGATATATGTCTCAACTGGCTTCCTGTAGACCATGTAGTGCCAATTCTGACTACCCACTTGAAAGATGTTTATTTAGGGTGTCAGCAAATAGAAGTAGCCACTGAGATAATTTTAGGGAACCCCTTAACCTGGTTAGATTTACTTGAAAAGTATGGTGTGACTCACACTTGGGCACCGAATTTTGGGTTTAAATTAGTTAGTGATTACCTGTTAAAAGTTCCTGGTAAAAGTTGGGATTTATCTTCAATAAAATTATTGATGAATGCGGGAGAGCAAGTGACTTTACCAGTGGTAGGAGAATTTCTGAAATTAGTCGCTCCTTATGGTATAACACATCAAGCCATGCAACCAGCATTTGGTATGGCAGAGGTTTGTACTTGCATGACATATCAAAATCAATTCGATCCAGAAACAGGAGTTCATCGAGTTGAGAAATCATCTTTGGGAGGTAAACTGCAAATTGGCCCAGATGATGCCCAAGATACTATTGATTTTATTGACCTAGGTAAACCAGTTCCTGGAGTACAAATTAGAATTACCGATAAAAATAATCAACTGTTACCAGAAGGAGTGATTGGTCGGTTTCAAATTAAAGGGACAGTGGTAACTCCAGGCTACTTGAATAATACTGTGGCTAATCAAGAAGCATTTGTAGGAGATGGTTGGTTTAATACAGGAGATTTAGGGTTTATAATTGATGGTAGTTTAATTGTCACAGGAAGAGAGAAAGAGCAAATTGTGATAAATGGGGTTAATTATTATTGTTATGAAATCGAACAAATTGTCAATCAAATAGAAGGAGTAGAGCCAACTTATGTAGGGGCTTGTGGGTTGACATCAGCTGAAAAAGGAACAGAGAAGTTAGCCATATTTTTTACACCACAAAACTCTGGCAAAGAAATAGATATAGAACTGATTAAAAAAATTAAAGGTCAAGTATCTGCAAATATAGGTATTAATGCAGATTATGTCATACCCCTAGAACGTCAAGATTTTCCGAAAACAACAAGTGGAAAAATTCAGCGCTCCCTAATGAAAAAAATGTTGGCGAAGGGTGATTTTGATAAATTAATCAAACAGCTAGATGTTCAAGAGGAAAATAGCCATACAATTCCTGACTGGTTCTATCAAAAAACATGGCAACACAAACAAGGAAATTATCTGCCACACAAATTCAGCCAATTTGGAGTGGCTTTAGTATTTATAGATAACTTAGGATTAGGTCAACAAGTCTGCCAAAAGTTAGAAACGAATTGTCAAGCTTATGTGCAGATAGAACTAGGAGAAACCTTCAAAAAAATCAATAACAATCACTATATAATTGCTCCAGATGTACTGGCAGACTATCAACAACTCTACCAATATCTAGAAGCAGAAAATATCCCAATCGGAGCAATTATTCACCTGTGGCATTATGATAACTATACTGGTAATGCAGAAAATCCTGACACAGACACTCTAGAAACAGCACAAAAAACCGGAATTTATAGCCTTTTATTTATTCTACAAACCTTTGGTAATCATCAGGAAAATTATCCAGTACGACTGCTGTATGTTGCCAATAATAGTCAGTCCCTCAATCCCAAAGAAGCCATTGCATATCAAAAAGCAACAGTACCAGGTTTGTTGAAAACTATCCCGATGGAAAACCCCCACTGGCATTGTCGGCATCTAGACTTACCACAAGACTCATTAGAAGTCAATAGCCATCGGATACTTGAGGAACTCACTATTGATGCCAAAGATTCAGAAGTAGCTTATCGAGATGGAGAGCGTTGGGTATCAGGTCTGGAGAAAATCGACCTACCTTCCTTATCCAAACAACCATTACCATTTAAAGCTGGAGGCACTTACCTTATCAGTGGCGGTTTAGGAGGAATTGGTGTTGAAATTGCTAAGTATCTCCTGGAACATTATCAGGCTAAACTATTGCTTTTAGGTCGTACACCTCTACCAGATAGCAACAGTTGGGAAACTTATTTACAGCAAGGGGGTAAACTAGCAGAGAAAATCAAAGCTTACCAACAATTACAACAACTAGGTGGTGAGGTGATTTACCAAGGGGTGGATATTTGTAATCTCACAGCAGTGCAGGAGGTAGTACAGCAAACCTTGTCTGGATGGAACACTCAACAACTGGATGGGGTGATTCATCTAGCAGGGTTGATGCAAGAGCGTTTGCTGAGGGAGGAAACACCAGAAAGTTTAGCTGAGGTGTTACGCCCTAAACTTATAGGAACTTTGGTATTACATCAATTGCCAGAATTGCAACCAAAGAGTTTGTTTATTAATTTTTCCTCTATTAATGGTTTCTTTGGTGGCACAACGGTGGGAGCTTATGCAGCAGCTAATAGTTTCTTGGATGCTTTTTCTGACTATCAACGTGAGATGAGTCAGTTACAAAGCTATTGTTTAGCTTGGAGTATGTGGGATGAAATGGGGATGAGTCGAGGTTATCAAATGAAGCAGTTAACTCAAGCTAAGGGTTATCTAGCAGTGGGATTATCTCAAGGTATGTCTTCACTATTAGCTGGTTTATGCCATGACCAACCCTATTTAATGGTGGGTTTGGATGGTAGTAATCTTAATATCAGAAGGTTGACTTCTACTTCGGATAGTCTGCAACAATTAACAGCTTACTTTACGACTAACGGTAAAGGTAAACCTAATGTGAGTGTTCTGGAGCTAATGGTACAGGATGCAGTGGGTAAACCTAGTAGTTGTGCTGTGGTGGAGTTGGCTCAAATGCCTTTGACTGAGGGTGGGGAAATTGATATAGGTTTACTTCGAGAGAGTAATTTGGGTCGTTCAACTAAAGAAAGGGTAAAGCCCAGGAATGAGACGGAGCGTCAAATTGCTCAAATCTGGCAGGATTTGTTAGGGGTATCCCAGGTGGGTATCTATGATAATTTCTTTAAGTTGGGGGGCAATTCTCTTTTGGCAACTCAGGTCATTTCTCGCTTGCGTCAGGCTTTTGGGATAGATATACCCTTAACTACTTTGTTTGAAAGCTCTACCATAGCCCAACTAGTGGAGGTTTTAGTTGAGCAACAGTTGGAGCAAGTAGACAGTAATATACTCGAACAAATTTTAACTGAGGTTGATGGATAA